Proteins co-encoded in one Medicago truncatula cultivar Jemalong A17 chromosome 8, MtrunA17r5.0-ANR, whole genome shotgun sequence genomic window:
- the LOC120577589 gene encoding uncharacterized protein, producing the protein MEKARDVPLDKRITYKALGHAIGVNKNILLRNKKEGILRRISSPLKPHLNENDMKSRLRFCLSNLEDSSIPQEPKFKSMYNVVHIDEKWFEMTKKNKKYYLLSYEADPHRTCKNKNYITKVMVLAAVARPRFDSDGNETFSCKIGMFPLVHEVPAIRSSVNRATRTLVTKPITSITKEVYRWFLINKVLPAIKEKWLRESVGETIYIQQDNALCHIRVDDAEFCAAASEGGFDIRLTCQPPNSPDLNALDLGFFSAIQSLQQREVTKTVNELIQAVQNAFDTFSSIDSNKIFLSLQLGMIEIMKAKGNNDYKAPHMQKVALFRQDKLPTTLDCDWHLVTETMEYLNNVQ; encoded by the coding sequence ATGGAAAAAGCGCGTGACGTGCCGTTAGATAAGCGCATTACATATAAAGCACTAGGACATGCCATAGGTGTTAACAAGAATATATTGCtgagaaacaaaaaagaagggATTTTACGACGAATTTCAAGTCCATTAAAGCCACATTTGAATGAAAACGATATGAAAAGTCGTCTTAGATTTTGCTTGTCCAATCTCGAGGATAGTAGCATTCCTCAAGAACCGAAGTTTAAGTCAATGTATAATGTCGTCCATATCGATGAAAAATGGTTTGAAATgactaaaaaaaacaagaaatattACCTTTTATCATATGAGGCTGACCCACATCGTAcgtgcaaaaacaaaaactacattACTAAGGTCATGGTTTTAGCCGCAGTGGCTCGACCTAGATTTGACAGTGATGGTAACGAGACGTTTTCATGTAAAATAGGCATGTTTCCCCTAGTTCATGAAGTACCTGCAATAAGGTCAAGTGTCAATAGGGCAACAAGAACACTTGTTACAAAACCGATTACTTCCATAACTAAAGAAGTGTATCGTTGGTTCTTGATAAACAAGGTTTTACCGGCAATCAAAGAAAAATGGCTGCGTGAAAGTGTAGGTGAAACCATTTACATACAACAAGATAATGCACTGTGTCATATACGTGTAGACGATGCAGAATTTTGTGCAGCGGCTTCTGAAGGTGGGTTCGATATTCGTCTGACTTGTCAACCACCAAATTCTCCGGACTTGAATGCTTTGGACTTGGGTTTTTTTAGTGCTATTCAGTCTTTGCAACAAAGGGAAGTGACCAAAACAGTCAATGAGCTTATCCAAGCTGTGCAAAATGCCTTTGACACATTTTCTAGTATAGATTCAAACAAGATTTTTCTGTCGCTCCAATTAGGCATGATTGAGATAATGAAGGCCAAAGGAAATAATGATTACAAAGCTCCTCATATGCAAAAAGTTGCGCTTTTTAGACAAGACAAGCTACCCACTACCCTAGATTGTGATTGGCACTTGGTCACTGAAACTATGGAATACTTAAACAATGTTCAGTAA